Proteins encoded in a region of the bacterium genome:
- a CDS encoding sterol desaturase family protein translates to MAKKFVSNKDETIRMFESDFLEFFSRVHPATPLIVFVPVIIYMIYLSVTLQFTILQIAEWFVFGLVFWTFAEYALHRFVFHFTPHGAFMERMHFMFHGVHHDYPMDSRRLVMPPAISIPLSALFYWLFVAVVDNRAVPMWTGFMTGYLFYDMTHYAIHHFQMRSPFWLAIKNHHIKHHFQDSTKGYGVSSPIWDYIWKTTFPEKEEQKTEVHS, encoded by the coding sequence ATGGCGAAAAAATTCGTTTCAAATAAAGATGAAACGATTCGTATGTTTGAGAGCGATTTTCTGGAATTCTTCTCCCGAGTTCATCCTGCAACTCCGTTGATTGTATTCGTTCCGGTAATTATTTATATGATATATCTCTCCGTTACGCTTCAATTTACGATTCTGCAAATCGCCGAATGGTTCGTTTTCGGCCTGGTGTTTTGGACGTTTGCGGAATACGCTCTCCATCGTTTTGTTTTTCATTTCACACCGCATGGTGCTTTTATGGAGCGTATGCATTTCATGTTTCATGGAGTACACCACGATTACCCGATGGATAGCCGTCGTCTGGTAATGCCTCCGGCTATAAGCATACCATTGTCGGCTTTGTTTTATTGGCTATTTGTTGCAGTAGTCGATAACCGCGCTGTTCCAATGTGGACAGGATTTATGACCGGATATTTATTTTACGACATGACACACTACGCGATTCATCATTTTCAGATGCGGTCACCATTTTGGTTGGCGATCAAAAATCATCATATCAAACATCACTTCCAAGACTCCACCAAAGGTTATGGCGTCAGTTCACCTATTTGGGATTATATCTGGAAAACGACTTTTCCGGAAAAAGAAGAACAAAAAACCGAAGTTCATTCATAG
- a CDS encoding glycine--tRNA ligase codes for MAQQPSGTELMDKIVSLCKRRGFIFQSSEIYGGLNGCWDYGPLGVELLKNLKEAWWKSMTYRDDVEGLDAAILMHPRVWEASGHVENFTDPMIDCKECKARFRADQIEESMCGNKAYQGRKAGKCAAEGKFTEARQFNLMFKTYIGPLEDSSAVVYLRPETAQGIYVNFYNVKDSTRQKVPFGIAQIGKAFRNEINTKNFLFRTREFEQMEMQFFVKPGTDMEWFSHWKETRKQWYIDLGMSPDKLNFHEHEKLAHYASAAFDIEFLFPFGWGEIEGIHNRTDYDLRRHQEFSGKNLEYFDDTTKEKYIPYVIETSAGASRGLMAFLCNAYAEEEAPTGEGKTEVRTVMKFHPQLAPVKAAVLPLVRKDGMPEIATKLHDELKKRFRVFYDESATVGKRYRRQDEIGTPYCITIDSETLQNQTVTIRHRDTMTQERIALDKTLGFLTEKLLA; via the coding sequence ATGGCTCAGCAACCTTCCGGTACGGAATTGATGGATAAAATTGTTTCCTTGTGCAAACGGCGTGGATTTATTTTTCAGTCCAGTGAAATTTACGGCGGTCTCAACGGATGCTGGGACTATGGTCCGCTCGGCGTCGAATTGCTTAAAAATTTGAAAGAAGCCTGGTGGAAATCGATGACATACCGTGATGATGTTGAAGGACTGGATGCCGCAATTCTGATGCATCCGCGCGTATGGGAAGCCAGCGGGCATGTGGAAAATTTTACCGATCCGATGATTGACTGCAAAGAATGCAAAGCGCGATTCCGCGCCGATCAGATCGAAGAATCCATGTGTGGCAATAAAGCTTACCAGGGCCGCAAAGCCGGCAAATGTGCGGCAGAGGGAAAATTTACCGAGGCGCGCCAATTCAACTTAATGTTTAAAACCTACATCGGACCTCTGGAAGACTCCAGCGCTGTCGTCTATTTGCGTCCTGAAACGGCACAAGGTATTTACGTCAATTTCTACAATGTCAAAGATTCAACCCGCCAGAAAGTTCCGTTCGGGATCGCACAAATCGGCAAAGCATTTCGCAATGAAATCAATACGAAGAACTTCTTATTCCGCACACGGGAATTCGAACAAATGGAAATGCAGTTTTTTGTTAAACCCGGAACCGATATGGAATGGTTCAGTCATTGGAAAGAAACCAGAAAACAATGGTACATCGATCTGGGCATGTCGCCGGATAAACTGAATTTTCATGAACATGAAAAACTCGCTCATTATGCGTCGGCAGCGTTTGATATTGAATTTTTATTTCCTTTCGGTTGGGGGGAGATCGAAGGCATTCATAATCGTACGGATTACGATTTGCGCCGGCACCAGGAATTCAGCGGCAAAAATCTCGAATATTTTGACGATACCACTAAAGAAAAGTATATCCCATACGTAATAGAAACTTCGGCCGGTGCGTCACGTGGTCTAATGGCGTTTTTGTGTAATGCCTATGCCGAGGAAGAAGCTCCAACCGGCGAAGGAAAAACCGAAGTTCGTACGGTAATGAAATTTCATCCTCAGCTGGCGCCGGTCAAAGCTGCGGTTCTTCCACTCGTGCGTAAAGACGGCATGCCGGAGATTGCGACGAAATTACATGACGAACTTAAAAAACGATTCAGAGTTTTTTATGATGAAAGCGCAACGGTCGGTAAACGGTATCGCAGACAGGATGAGATTGGAACGCCCTATTGCATCACCATCGACAGTGAAACTTTACAGAATCAGACGGTCACAATCCGTCATCGAGATACAATGACTCAAGAACGTATCGCTCTCGATAAAACATTAGGCTTTCTGACCGAAAAATTGTTAGCTTGA
- the fmt gene encoding methionyl-tRNA formyltransferase, which translates to MKIIFMGTADFAVPCLQKLYESHHQVLAVVTAPDLPRGRGQKVSFTPIKEFAVAHHLPVIQPGAEKGALRDPAFIAELKKYNSDLFVVVAFRILPPEVFQLPPHGSINLHASLLPKFRGAAPVNWAIIRGEKETGVTTFFIQQKVDTGNLILQRSLAIGELETAGELHDRLAALGAETLLETVSLVAEDRVELITQDESLATSAPKIFKDDCRIDWSQPARTIQNFIRGLSPYPCAFTVFNGESYKIFQTELQEVTPEKCTPGTITEVHSNKGIAVMCGDQKVLWLKEIQPPSKKRMTVTDFLRGHTIEKFQIFK; encoded by the coding sequence TTGAAGATCATTTTCATGGGAACGGCTGATTTTGCCGTTCCATGTTTGCAAAAATTGTATGAAAGTCATCATCAAGTTCTGGCCGTTGTTACAGCTCCGGATTTACCGCGCGGACGCGGACAAAAGGTATCGTTTACTCCGATTAAAGAATTTGCAGTAGCCCATCATCTTCCGGTCATTCAGCCTGGCGCAGAAAAAGGCGCTTTACGCGATCCGGCATTTATCGCTGAACTTAAAAAATATAACTCCGATCTATTTGTTGTCGTTGCGTTTCGCATTTTACCTCCTGAAGTGTTTCAACTTCCTCCTCACGGCAGCATTAATCTCCATGCCTCGCTGTTACCTAAATTTCGAGGTGCGGCGCCAGTCAACTGGGCCATTATTCGTGGCGAAAAAGAAACCGGCGTGACAACTTTTTTCATTCAGCAAAAAGTTGATACCGGTAACCTGATTCTGCAACGTTCGCTGGCAATCGGAGAACTGGAAACTGCGGGCGAGTTGCATGACCGTCTTGCCGCACTCGGCGCTGAAACTTTATTGGAGACGGTGAGTCTTGTGGCGGAAGACCGCGTGGAACTTATAACTCAAGACGAAAGTCTGGCAACTTCGGCTCCTAAAATATTCAAAGATGATTGCCGAATTGACTGGAGCCAACCGGCACGTACTATTCAAAATTTTATACGGGGTTTATCGCCTTATCCATGCGCTTTCACTGTTTTTAACGGTGAGTCGTACAAAATTTTTCAGACTGAATTGCAGGAAGTTACTCCCGAGAAGTGTACTCCCGGAACGATTACTGAAGTTCATTCCAATAAAGGTATTGCCGTCATGTGTGGCGACCAAAAAGTTTTGTGGTTAAAAGAAATTCAGCCGCCGTCGAAGAAGAGAATGACCGTCACAGATTTTTTGCGCGGGCATACAATCGAAAAATTTCAAATATTTAAATGA
- a CDS encoding PLP-dependent aspartate aminotransferase family protein — MKSKNISDQAVHAGEKLDPATHSLTLPIYQTSVFGFESVDAMVAAFEGKTNEYIYSRIANPTVAAVEKKLAALEGSDNAVLFSSGLAASFALFSSMLQSGDHMIASSDLYGGTMTQLKEFVSKMGIQITFVNLMDSPELNLKQSIKPHTRLIFFETPTNPTLRVVDIESVVKFAQQHNLQTMMDNTFASPVNQQPLKMGVDIVYHSATKFLGGHDDVTAGVAMVPARLWKTVQRHRTYMGATLDPNTAWLLGRGVKTLDVRMQRHNQNALSLAKFLSQHPKVKRVFYPGLESSPFHTVAKKQMSGFGGMLSFEIDADRATLNRFLKNLKMVKMVPSLGGVETTILLPAFSSHFFMTADERKAIDVSDGLVRVNTGIEDSETIKEDFDQALNGLATN; from the coding sequence ATGAAAAGCAAAAACATTTCCGATCAGGCTGTGCATGCCGGTGAAAAACTGGATCCGGCTACGCATTCGCTAACATTGCCGATATATCAAACGTCGGTATTTGGCTTCGAATCAGTCGATGCGATGGTTGCTGCGTTTGAAGGAAAAACGAATGAATATATTTATTCCCGTATTGCCAATCCGACTGTCGCCGCCGTTGAGAAAAAATTAGCTGCCCTGGAAGGTAGTGACAACGCTGTCTTGTTTTCGAGCGGATTGGCCGCATCGTTTGCGCTATTTTCATCCATGCTTCAATCCGGCGATCACATGATCGCATCCAGCGATTTGTACGGCGGTACCATGACGCAGCTGAAAGAATTTGTTTCGAAAATGGGAATTCAAATTACATTTGTAAATTTAATGGACTCGCCGGAATTGAATCTTAAACAATCAATAAAGCCTCATACACGTTTAATTTTTTTTGAAACGCCGACGAACCCAACATTAAGAGTTGTTGATATTGAATCCGTCGTTAAATTTGCCCAACAGCATAATCTACAAACGATGATGGATAATACGTTTGCGTCGCCGGTTAATCAGCAGCCATTGAAAATGGGAGTTGATATAGTTTACCACAGCGCAACCAAATTCCTGGGCGGACATGATGATGTGACTGCCGGCGTGGCCATGGTACCTGCACGCCTTTGGAAAACCGTCCAAAGGCATCGAACGTATATGGGCGCCACATTGGATCCGAATACGGCATGGCTTTTGGGGCGAGGAGTCAAGACTCTCGACGTCCGCATGCAACGACACAATCAGAATGCGTTATCTTTAGCTAAATTTTTGTCACAACATCCGAAAGTAAAACGCGTTTTTTATCCCGGATTGGAGTCATCGCCGTTTCATACTGTTGCTAAAAAACAAATGAGCGGATTTGGCGGAATGCTCTCATTTGAAATTGATGCTGATCGGGCGACGCTTAACCGGTTTTTAAAAAATTTAAAAATGGTAAAAATGGTTCCTTCATTAGGCGGAGTCGAGACGACTATTTTATTGCCGGCGTTCTCATCACATTTTTTTATGACGGCTGACGAGCGAAAGGCTATTGATGTTTCGGATGGTCTGGTGAGAGTTAACACAGGGATTGAAGACAGCGAAACGATAAAAGAAGATTTCGATCAGGCTTTAAATGGGTTGGCAACGAATTAA
- a CDS encoding ABC transporter ATP-binding protein has product MIQIVNLYKYFQDKRILSGVNLEIETGKITTIVGRSGCGKSVLLKHIVGLLHPDEGKVLIEGEALSDMTTQELFDVRKKMGLVFQNGALFDSMSVEENIGLGLREHTKLSDAEISNKVSKLLEMVGLPGIEKYRPSELSGGMKKRVSLARALAMDPQYVLYDEPTTGLDPIMSAIIDDLIQRLNNDLNITSIVVTHDMKSVYKISDRVAMLHYGVVRFNGTPDELKNTNDNVVRQFIEGNVEGPIQPVLKDGR; this is encoded by the coding sequence ATGATTCAGATTGTTAATTTATACAAATACTTTCAGGACAAGCGCATCCTCTCCGGCGTGAATCTTGAAATCGAGACCGGAAAAATCACAACCATCGTCGGTCGAAGCGGATGCGGTAAAAGTGTGCTGCTCAAACATATCGTCGGTTTGCTGCATCCTGATGAAGGGAAAGTCCTGATCGAAGGTGAGGCGTTGAGCGACATGACCACTCAGGAACTTTTTGATGTACGAAAAAAGATGGGATTGGTTTTCCAAAATGGCGCGCTCTTTGACTCGATGAGCGTGGAAGAAAATATCGGACTTGGCTTGCGCGAACATACCAAGCTGTCCGATGCAGAAATTTCCAATAAAGTTTCGAAATTATTAGAAATGGTTGGATTACCGGGTATCGAAAAATATCGCCCGTCTGAATTATCCGGCGGTATGAAAAAACGCGTCAGCCTTGCGCGTGCATTGGCGATGGATCCGCAATATGTTTTATATGACGAGCCCACTACGGGATTGGATCCAATCATGTCGGCCATTATTGACGACTTGATACAAAGGCTGAATAATGACTTGAACATTACTTCCATTGTCGTCACGCACGATATGAAAAGCGTTTACAAAATTTCCGACCGCGTTGCGATGCTACACTATGGCGTCGTTCGGTTCAACGGCACGCCCGATGAATTAAAAAACACTAACGATAATGTCGTGCGTCAATTTATCGAAGGCAATGTCGAAGGTCCGATACAGCCGGTTCTCAAAGACGGACGGTAA
- a CDS encoding ABC transporter permease has product MALFKQIVIALSEFLLLDKFGRKVLQFFAGLGESTMLLFHSVKNLRYVMRDRHLIIEQMSIVGVNSIPLVLVTASFAGMVAAVQAGYQLEDFGSPSMFLGSSTSRAIVIELAPVLTGLVLAGRFGASIAAEIGTMKVTEQIDALETMAIDPIRYLATPRIIAGIVMMPILIIFADLIAMSGSLFIGYTTMDVSPQAFFASVEKFMVLRDVMSGLLKALMFGGSTALIGCYVGFATEGGAEGVGMATIRAFVLSSAAILVNDYIVASVILL; this is encoded by the coding sequence ATGGCTCTGTTTAAACAAATTGTTATTGCGCTTTCCGAGTTTCTGCTCCTTGATAAATTCGGCCGCAAGGTACTCCAATTTTTTGCCGGACTTGGTGAATCAACCATGCTGTTGTTTCATTCGGTAAAAAATCTTCGCTATGTCATGAGGGATCGTCATCTCATTATCGAACAGATGAGCATTGTCGGCGTGAATTCAATTCCGCTGGTGCTCGTAACGGCGTCGTTTGCAGGGATGGTAGCCGCCGTCCAGGCCGGTTATCAATTGGAAGATTTCGGATCGCCCAGTATGTTTTTGGGTTCATCCACCAGCCGGGCTATCGTAATCGAACTAGCCCCAGTGCTTACCGGGCTTGTACTAGCCGGTCGTTTCGGCGCTTCGATTGCCGCTGAAATTGGTACGATGAAGGTTACTGAACAAATTGACGCTCTCGAAACTATGGCCATTGATCCGATCCGTTATCTTGCCACGCCACGAATTATTGCCGGGATCGTTATGATGCCGATTCTGATTATTTTTGCCGATCTCATCGCCATGAGCGGTTCGTTGTTTATCGGCTACACGACGATGGATGTATCGCCTCAGGCTTTTTTCGCCAGTGTTGAGAAATTCATGGTGCTTCGGGATGTGATGTCCGGCCTGCTTAAAGCATTGATGTTCGGCGGTTCGACGGCTTTAATCGGATGTTATGTCGGCTTTGCGACGGAAGGCGGAGCAGAAGGCGTCGGTATGGCTACCATTCGGGCATTCGTTTTATCGTCAGCCGCCATTCTTGTTAATGATTACATTGTTGCATCGGTGATATTGTTATGA
- the lysS gene encoding lysine--tRNA ligase yields MEEELLRIRREKLQKLREMGIEPYPYKFERQYFSSDLLEKFDSLGVNDDSQLNDPNAPRVQVAGRIMSQRSKGKTAFAHIQDMHGKIQIYARKDILGDMMYEAFSKQFDLGDVIGVKGVLFKTHTGEITIKAENITLLSKSLRYIPVGKEKVLDDGSVQRFSDVDDKEFRYRQRYADLIMHPEVRETFAKRSKIISAIRQFLDQRGYLEVETPILQPLYGGASARPFVTHHNTLDMKLYMRIALELYLKRLIVGGFDKVYEISKIFRNEGMDRFHNPEFTMLEFYEAYSDFHDLMTLTEEMLGFVCQTVNGSLEIDTMGHRVNFKPPYARLSMFDAIKQYANIDVSEMSEEQLRDECKKLHIHTEPAWDRGKLIDELFSEKVQSHLIQPVFITEQPIEISPLAKKHRSKKGVVERFELFILGSEVANAFSELNDPVDQRQRFEAQMGLRARGDEEAQMLDEDFLRAIEYGMPPTAGEGIGIDRLVMIMTNQESIRDVLFFPTMRPE; encoded by the coding sequence TTGGAAGAAGAATTATTACGCATTCGCAGAGAAAAATTGCAGAAACTCCGGGAGATGGGCATTGAGCCTTATCCGTATAAATTTGAACGTCAATATTTCTCCAGCGATTTGCTGGAAAAGTTTGATTCGCTCGGCGTCAACGATGATTCACAACTTAACGATCCCAATGCACCGCGCGTTCAAGTGGCCGGACGCATTATGTCTCAACGCAGCAAAGGTAAAACGGCTTTTGCACACATTCAGGACATGCACGGAAAAATTCAAATTTATGCGCGCAAAGATATCCTTGGCGATATGATGTATGAAGCGTTTAGCAAGCAGTTCGATCTTGGCGACGTGATCGGAGTGAAGGGCGTATTATTCAAAACGCATACCGGCGAAATTACGATCAAAGCAGAAAATATAACGTTGTTGTCCAAAAGCCTCCGGTATATTCCGGTTGGAAAAGAAAAAGTCCTGGACGACGGAAGTGTGCAGCGATTCAGCGACGTCGACGATAAAGAATTTCGATACCGCCAGCGTTATGCGGATCTGATCATGCACCCGGAAGTGCGCGAAACGTTTGCCAAACGAAGTAAAATCATTTCCGCGATCCGTCAGTTCCTCGATCAACGCGGATATCTGGAAGTCGAAACGCCGATTTTGCAGCCTTTATATGGCGGAGCATCGGCACGGCCTTTTGTCACGCATCATAATACGTTGGATATGAAATTGTATATGCGGATTGCACTGGAATTGTATCTGAAACGCCTGATCGTCGGTGGATTCGATAAAGTATACGAAATTTCAAAAATTTTCCGTAATGAAGGTATGGATCGTTTTCACAATCCTGAATTCACCATGCTGGAGTTTTACGAAGCTTATTCGGATTTCCATGACTTGATGACCTTGACTGAAGAAATGCTAGGTTTCGTCTGTCAAACCGTGAACGGAAGTCTGGAAATTGACACGATGGGTCATCGGGTAAATTTCAAACCGCCGTATGCCCGGCTGTCGATGTTTGATGCGATCAAACAATACGCCAACATCGATGTTTCTGAAATGAGCGAAGAACAATTACGGGATGAATGCAAAAAATTACATATCCATACGGAACCCGCCTGGGATCGCGGTAAGTTGATCGACGAGCTTTTCAGCGAAAAAGTTCAAAGTCATTTGATTCAACCGGTATTTATTACCGAACAGCCGATTGAAATTTCACCCTTGGCCAAAAAACACCGTTCAAAAAAAGGCGTCGTAGAGCGATTCGAACTTTTTATTCTCGGAAGCGAAGTAGCCAATGCATTCAGTGAACTCAACGATCCGGTCGATCAGCGGCAACGGTTTGAGGCACAAATGGGTTTACGTGCACGGGGCGATGAAGAGGCACAGATGCTGGATGAAGATTTTCTCCGCGCCATTGAATATGGTATGCCCCCGACAGCCGGCGAAGGTATAGGCATCGACCGTCTTGTCATGATCATGACCAACCAAGAATCCATTCGCGACGTATTATTTTTTCCGACGATGAGACCGGAGTAA
- a CDS encoding DUF2304 domain-containing protein produces the protein MENTTVEVFRIQIVAIAVSVGMMLLVFELIRRKKLREKYSLIWFAAGIVMIVLSIWRDLLDRIAFLLGVGYAPALLFMVALGFGAVLMIHFSVVISELSEKNKTLTQEIALLKQELKKIKHS, from the coding sequence ATGGAAAATACAACGGTAGAGGTTTTCAGGATACAAATTGTTGCTATAGCCGTCAGCGTCGGAATGATGTTGCTGGTTTTTGAACTCATTCGGCGAAAGAAATTACGTGAAAAATATTCGTTGATCTGGTTTGCCGCGGGGATTGTGATGATTGTTCTTTCAATATGGAGGGATTTGCTTGACCGGATTGCCTTTCTCCTGGGTGTCGGATATGCCCCCGCATTGCTGTTTATGGTTGCGCTTGGTTTTGGCGCTGTACTGATGATCCATTTCTCCGTTGTGATCTCAGAGTTAAGTGAAAAAAATAAAACTTTAACGCAAGAGATCGCATTACTGAAACAAGAATTAAAGAAAATTAAACATTCATAA
- a CDS encoding glycosyltransferase family 2 protein, whose translation MARLLIIIPAFNEEKNIDRVIERVRNVGPQLPAGVSMDIAVINDGSKDRTKEVAEKTGAMVLDLPFNVGIGATVQTGFKYAAENHYDMAVQVDGDGQHDPQFLPALIEPVLNGNADMVIGSRFIDNQGFQSTFIRRLGIRIFYAVNSLIIRQKITDNTSGFRAYSAKAIQLLADEYPSDYPEPESVIILGLRKFRILEIPVVMKEREGGRSSITLFRSLYYMIKVLLAIFINIFKKQ comes from the coding sequence TTGGCAAGGCTACTGATCATTATTCCGGCTTTTAACGAAGAAAAAAATATCGATCGCGTGATCGAACGTGTGAGAAATGTTGGGCCACAATTACCCGCCGGTGTATCAATGGACATTGCCGTAATTAACGACGGATCGAAGGACCGTACGAAAGAAGTGGCTGAAAAAACAGGCGCGATGGTTTTGGATCTTCCGTTTAATGTCGGAATCGGCGCCACGGTACAGACAGGCTTCAAATACGCGGCAGAAAATCATTACGATATGGCTGTTCAAGTCGACGGTGACGGTCAGCATGATCCTCAATTTTTACCGGCATTGATCGAGCCCGTATTAAATGGAAATGCCGATATGGTTATCGGCTCGCGCTTTATAGACAATCAAGGCTTTCAATCAACCTTTATTAGGCGCTTGGGAATCCGGATATTTTATGCCGTTAATTCACTGATCATTCGTCAGAAAATTACCGATAATACATCGGGGTTTCGAGCCTATTCGGCGAAAGCGATTCAACTGTTGGCTGACGAATATCCTTCGGATTATCCGGAACCGGAATCGGTTATTATTTTAGGGTTGAGAAAATTTCGTATCCTGGAAATCCCGGTTGTCATGAAAGAACGCGAAGGCGGACGCTCGTCGATCACCCTGTTTCGTTCACTTTATTATATGATCAAAGTGTTACTGGCCATTTTCATTAATATCTTCAAGAAACAATGA
- the wecB gene encoding UDP-N-acetylglucosamine 2-epimerase (non-hydrolyzing), translating to MKKIVTIVGARPQFVKLAPVSAAIRQYTSDMIKEIIVHTGQHYDVAMSDIFFQELELPVPDHHLNVGSGSHAEQTAAIITKLEKVLIQEKPDMVIVYGDTNSTLAGALTASKLQIPLAHVEAGLRSYNRRMPEEINRIITDRLSSVLFCPTRQSIDWLSKEGISENVHFTGDVMYDAVLLHGRMAERKTEIMARLNIAPKKYLLATIHRAENTDDGSKLKNIFNGLSGIKHPIVLPAHPRLIKKIHEHQLHVPVNIQMTDPVSYLEMLVLEKNAMQILTDSGGIQKEAYFFNIPCITLREETEWIETLDYDCNVLAGSDPDTITNKANIQREPFFGNQYFGDGHAAEMIVKTLLTYLK from the coding sequence ATGAAAAAAATCGTTACGATTGTTGGCGCAAGGCCTCAATTCGTCAAATTAGCTCCCGTATCCGCGGCTATTCGCCAATACACATCGGACATGATAAAAGAAATTATTGTCCATACGGGTCAGCATTATGATGTTGCCATGTCCGATATTTTTTTTCAAGAATTGGAATTGCCGGTTCCAGATCATCATTTAAATGTTGGTTCAGGAAGTCATGCTGAACAAACGGCGGCCATTATAACAAAACTTGAAAAAGTATTGATCCAAGAAAAACCTGATATGGTTATCGTTTACGGTGACACCAATTCGACTCTGGCAGGTGCATTGACGGCTTCCAAACTTCAGATACCGCTAGCACATGTTGAAGCCGGTTTACGAAGCTACAATCGACGGATGCCTGAAGAAATCAACCGAATCATCACCGATCGTCTCAGTTCTGTTCTGTTTTGTCCCACTCGTCAATCAATTGATTGGTTGTCAAAAGAAGGCATATCGGAAAATGTTCATTTTACCGGCGATGTCATGTACGACGCCGTCTTATTGCACGGCCGAATGGCGGAAAGAAAAACAGAAATCATGGCTCGGCTCAATATCGCTCCGAAAAAATATTTACTGGCAACGATTCACCGCGCTGAAAATACGGACGACGGCTCCAAACTCAAAAATATTTTTAACGGACTTTCCGGAATCAAACATCCCATTGTTTTACCCGCTCACCCGCGATTGATTAAGAAAATTCATGAACACCAATTACACGTACCGGTCAATATACAAATGACCGATCCGGTGTCGTATTTGGAAATGCTGGTACTTGAAAAAAATGCGATGCAGATTTTGACAGATTCAGGCGGTATCCAAAAAGAAGCCTATTTTTTTAATATTCCATGTATTACGCTCAGAGAAGAAACGGAATGGATTGAAACGTTAGATTATGATTGCAATGTTTTAGCCGGATCCGATCCTGATACCATAACCAATAAAGCCAATATTCAACGGGAACCGTTTTTTGGAAATCAATATTTCGGTGACGGTCATGCTGCCGAAATGATTGTAAAAACTCTATTAACTTACTTGAAATAA
- a CDS encoding glycosyltransferase — translation MKIVWFSEIKWTYLTTRKQQIIRQFPDDWEVLFIESFAVGKKNGFLPKRDGRVTYATVPFFKATPYALVNRFQGFVIIRFLMTLAAMLWVNFLCRVTGFNGVDRVICTSNIFYAYIIQRMKKRLTVYDCNDYPLGFSDTLSMAPAYYKKTLAIADIVVTVSKRIADIIAKDSAKQVFLIGNGVDYELFDQTKTENPPQEMAAMSHPIILYSGAISNWFDIDLLLLLSSVLPNASLVLVGPILSQSVRTKLNDKLPANVHWLGEKKYTELPRYVHSADVCIIPFLKNDLTSGLNPNKLYEYLACGKPIVVMDYSDEIISLSSHIFVATTRDEFIAKTTEALNSNINTDSLRTIARENSWKKKSEAFAKLIQDRLA, via the coding sequence ATGAAAATTGTTTGGTTTTCCGAGATCAAGTGGACGTATTTGACAACTCGAAAGCAGCAGATCATCCGGCAATTTCCTGACGATTGGGAAGTTTTGTTTATTGAAAGTTTTGCCGTTGGCAAAAAAAATGGTTTTCTTCCAAAACGTGATGGAAGGGTCACGTACGCTACCGTCCCGTTTTTTAAAGCCACTCCTTATGCTTTAGTTAATCGGTTTCAGGGCTTCGTGATCATACGCTTTCTGATGACACTAGCAGCAATGTTGTGGGTAAATTTTTTATGCCGGGTTACCGGATTTAACGGCGTCGATCGAGTGATATGCACTTCCAATATTTTTTATGCCTATATTATCCAGCGGATGAAGAAACGTCTAACTGTTTACGATTGCAATGATTATCCTCTAGGCTTTTCGGATACTTTATCCATGGCCCCGGCTTATTATAAAAAGACTCTTGCGATAGCGGATATTGTTGTGACCGTTTCGAAACGAATTGCCGATATTATAGCGAAAGACAGCGCCAAACAAGTTTTTTTGATAGGAAATGGCGTCGATTACGAATTGTTTGATCAAACTAAAACAGAAAATCCTCCACAGGAGATGGCCGCCATGTCTCATCCTATCATACTTTATAGCGGCGCAATTTCAAATTGGTTTGATATCGATCTTTTGCTTCTTTTGTCATCCGTATTACCCAACGCTTCTTTGGTTTTGGTAGGACCAATTTTATCACAATCCGTTCGAACCAAACTTAACGATAAACTGCCGGCAAACGTTCATTGGCTGGGCGAAAAAAAATACACGGAACTCCCACGATATGTTCATTCAGCCGATGTATGCATCATTCCTTTTTTAAAAAACGATTTGACGTCAGGTTTGAATCCCAACAAACTTTATGAATACCTGGCTTGTGGAAAACCGATTGTCGTTATGGATTATTCCGATGAAATCATCAGTTTGAGTTCTCACATTTTTGTAGCAACAACACGTGACGAATTTATTGCTAAAACAACCGAGGCTTTGAATTCAAACATCAATACGGACAGCCTGCGAACGATTGCCCGCGAAAACAGTTGGAAAAAAAAATCAGAAGCTTTTGCTAAACTTATTCAAGACCGCTTAGCATGA